One region of Etheostoma cragini isolate CJK2018 chromosome 16, CSU_Ecrag_1.0, whole genome shotgun sequence genomic DNA includes:
- the LOC117959267 gene encoding inactive tyrosine-protein kinase PRAG1-like: MSACSDFAEHVWKPGSCKNCFHPLSAHHKTVSGLDGVQAACLKSILGGDEEAIVTAPSPYSKPTIAVRPTMMSLDTNESMTDVNMNIEQENTKSPVQRLGLKKLLDLSSLYIDSNGCNKAHREAVLQSPETKMEYKNCFSLASLSPNILPKDSMIISNIFVTQEEGRGSQSLKKNANGETCRQQNTTTKTKSTYNGISVTTRANCQESHQASVEIPFSVDIVPSSPAKVHSNGISSGSPATVTTKTSSTSTTFSTTALSVDTISHNSAPSLHSPPVLSEQKTLLNSSCSYHSSTDSLPGAEGSGERQIRSGSPQSPPVMGSSQSSPNSPNGQPDSEPIYAESTKKKRRPQGNGLQSHFMCPNQTKNSSQNSELLGESQRATITLMTAHTEENRTFFLSSPDSAISTQCHFSPTARKDPSSLPSLVTEGSLTPALQPKPQSSPPIPPKRTTRSPKLGTSSLSPSMSSPVPLPDLPRLGTSSLSPSIPSPVPLPELPMLFLVSAREGHFKVHTENHSSAASERWHKPPHHSSGWNCCIEEEEEEDERERKEGEKKKLAANPGTTSRVSGLFNGAAVWKEARDCKAHSSPPSMTEPGTAPPAAPNNGVCQGETEGTGAEEEGTHNGSMPSKQPLHGGSSELLAAGKGAANNEPNPPPPPPKKLHRGCSKMSGSNMELDRCSQQGSIESPTSSLRGQPPASTDNLAADTGIRDARMSCSSPFSRSPVASAPGSPHLPSFTSFSNQPPPLPEKKMVNRTVSAPDGANGRPFVRAYPRLPFTGSESNVCQPADVSSRSSLPSSPVDPRPIFSSNESLERCHAPLSRPSRSRTLDEPLKTHGRLGVHCRSSVTCSSSPQLSVPVSSSEPGSAPNMGSSLQLQTLLSNIDSREGVYSKLGGLYAESLRRLALKCEEHFTRSQRNPLRFEESNWSLFRLTSNKPSCNSGDAVYYSAACASDPSNSYAVKICKSPSMDAKQGHLYGLSVQQSMPPHFNLQQDCGHFLACVPQSMLPSDEVSLPTTPPSSLPQPSMSAPSQQVERERVVVITSEIPRQTAADFVREWAAFHKSQPEVYERRVCFLLLQLCHGLEHLKEHGVTHRDLCLENLLLVPHLRRPSQFPQQTTTDNGPSNSSSGVDSQRHLPRLLISNFAKAKRRSSEDAALTSVDPRFKRDHARLAPEIVSAAQYRKFDEFQTGILIYELLHQANPFEVSPALKEQDYRCEELPPIPSVSLYSAGLQRLAQLLLQPDPIKRIHIQEAKRILQSLLWGPRKDLMEQQRERQGQGVGFVDGSRHEGLLNWLDVKRALLMMKFAERSLEPERNAELEDWLCCQYFSSAHPLSLCHTAELLYSLK, encoded by the exons ATGTCAGCGTGCAGCGACTTTGCAGAACACGTGTGGAAACCCGGCTCTTGTAAGAACTGCTTCCACCCACTTAGTGCACACCATAAGACTGTCAGTGGCCTGGATGGTGTTCAAGCCGCTTGTTTGAAGAGCATCCTGGGAGGCGATGAAGAAGCGATAGTCACAGCGCCTTCGCCTTACAGCAAGCCAACCATCGCAGTCAGACCCACTATGATGAGCCTTGATACCAATGAGTCAATGACTGATGTCAATATGAACATTGAGCAG GAGAACACAAAGAGCCCAGTTCAGCGTTTGGGCCTGAAGAAGCTTCTGGACCTGTCGTCTCTTTACATTGACAGTAATGGCTGCAACAAGGCCCACAGAGAGGCAGTTCTTCAGAGTCCTGAAACCAAGATGGAGTACAAAAATTGCTTCTCTCTGGCTTCCTTATCCCCCAACATCCTGCCCAAAGACTCCATGATCATCAGCAATATCTTTGTCACacaggaggaggggagaggtTCTCagagtttaaagaaaaatgccAATGGAGAGACCTGTAGACAACAGAATACAACCACGAAAACCAAGAGCACTTATAATGGAATTAGTGTGACAACCAGGGCGAATTGCCAGGAGTCCCATCAGGCATCTGTGGAGATACCTTTTTCTGTGGATATTGTCCCTTCCAGTCCTGCCAAAGTTCATAGCAATGGTATCAGCAGTGGGAGTCCTGCTACTGTTACAACTAAGACATCCAGCACTTCTACCACTTTTTCCACAACAGCCTTAAGTGTGGACACCATTAGCCACAATTCTGCACCATCGCTCCACTCTCCTCCTGTACTGTCTGAACAGAAGACCCTATTGAACTCTTCTTGCTCTTATCATAGTAGTACAGATTCACTTCCTGGGGCAGAGGGGTCGGGAGAAAGACAAATTAGGTCAGGGAGCCCCCAAAGCCCACCAGTCATGGGTAGCTCACAGTCATCTCCCAATTCTCCTAATGGTCAGCCAGACTCTGAACCCATTTATGCAGAAAGCACCAAGAAAAAACGTAGACCGCAAGGAAATGGGTTGCAATCCCATTTTATGTGCCCAAACCAGACTAAGAACTCATCCCAGAACTCTGAGCTTTTAGGAGAAAGTCAACGGGCCACCATCACTCTAATGACCGCTCACACAGAGGAGAACAGGACTTTCTTCCTGAGCAGTCCAGATTCAGCCATCAGCACCCAATGCCACTTCAGCCCCACAGCACGTAAAGACCCCAGCAGCTTACCCTCTTTGGTCACAGAAGGCAGCCTTACCCCCGCTCTCCAACCTAAGCCTCAGTCTAGCCCACCCATTCCCCCTAAAAGGACCACCCGTTCCCCCAAACTGGGTACATCTAGCCTCTCACCATCCATGTCTTCTCCAGTCCCTCTTCCTGATCTCCCTAGACTGGGTACCTCCAGCCTCTCACCGTCCATTCCGTCTCCCGTCCCTCTCCCTGAACTCCCCATGCTTTTCCTCGTCTCTGCTAGAGAAGGCCACTTCAAGGTCCATACAGAGAACCACAGCTCAGCAGCATCTGAACGCTGGCACAAGCCCCCGCACCACAGTTCTGGCTGGAACTGTTGCAtcgaggaagaagaggaggaggatgagagagagcggaaagagggggagaagaagaagttggCTGCCAACCCAGGGACAACCTCTCGGGTGTCAGGCCTGTTCAATGGTGCCGCTGTCTGGAAGGAGGCCAGGGACTGTAAGGCCCACAGCAGCCCCCCTTCGATGACAGAGCCAGGCACGGCCCCCCCGGCTGCCCCCAACAATGGTGTCTGTCAGGGGGAGACTGAGGGCACCGGTGCAGAGGAGGAGGGCACGCATAACGGGAGCATGCCGTCCAAGCAACCACTGCATGGCGGCTCATCAGAGCTGCTGGCAGCAGGGAAGGGAGCTGCCAACAATGAGCCCAATCCACCGCCTCCCCCACCTAAGAAACTACACAG aGGGTGCAGTAAGATGAGTGGCAGCAACATGGAGCTGGACCGCTGCAGCCAACAAGGGTCAATAGAAAGCCCTACTTCATCTCTACGGGGCCAACCCCCGGCCTCCACTGACAACCTGGCTGCTGACACTG GTATTCGGGATGCACGGATGTCTTGTTCCTCTCCCTTTTCCAGAAGTCCAGTGGCCTCAGCTCCAGGCTCTCCTCATCTGCCCTCCTTTACCAGCTTCAGTAACCAGCCACCTCCACTCCCAGAGAAAAAAATGGTCAACCGCACTGTGTCAGCTCCCGATGGCGCGAACGGAAGACCTTTTGTCCGGGCCTACCCACGCCTCCCATTCACTGGCTCGGAAAGCAACGTGTGTCAACCTGCTGATGTTAGTTCCCGGTCCAGTTTACCGTCTAGCCCTGTTGACCCACGACCAATTTTCTCTTCCAATGAGTCTCTGGAGCGTTGCCATGCCCCGCTAAGCCGACCCTCAAGGTCCAGGACGCTGGATGAGCCACTGAAGACTCACGGGCGTCTGGGTGTCCACTGCCGTAGCAGCGTCACCTGTTCCTCTTCCCCCCAACTCAGCGTGCCCGTCTCATCCTCAGAACCAGGTTCTGCACCAAATATGGGCTCCAGCCTGCAGCTCCAGACCCTTCTGAGTAACATAGACAGTAGGGAGGGAGTGTACTCCAAGCTGGGAGGTCTGTACGCCGAGTCTCTGCGGCGCTTGGCTCTCAAATGTGAGGAACACTTCACTCGCTCCCAGAGGAACCCTCTACGGTTTGAGGAGAGCAACTGGTCTCTGTTCAGGCTCACCTCCAACAAGCCAAGCTGCAACTCAGGGGACGCTGTGTACTACTCTGCTGCCTGCGCCTCAGACCCCAGCAACTCCTACGCTGTAAAG ATTTGCAAGAGTCCGTCCATGGACGCCAAACAGGGCCATCTCTATGGTCTGTCAGTGCAGCAGAGCATGCCTCCCCACTTCAACCTCCAGCAGGACTGTGGCCACTTTCTCGCTTGTGTCCCCCAGAGCATGTTGCCTTCTGACGAAGTCTCTCTGCCCACCACACCTCCTTCATCGCTGCCTCAGCCGTCCATGTCTGCGCCCAGCCAACAGGTAGAACGAGAGCGAGTGGTGGTCATCACCTCCGAGATCCCTCGGCAGACGGCAGCTGACTTTGTCAGGGAGTGGGCGGCATTCCATAAAAGTCAGCCCGAAGTCTATGAGCGGCGTGTATgcttcctcctcctgcagctgTGCCATGGTCTGGAGCACTTGAAAGAACACGGGGTCACGCACCGCGACCTTTGCCTGGAAAACCTGTTGTTGGTGCCTCATCTCCGCAGGCCCTCCCAGTTCCCCCAACAAACCACCACTGACAACGGCCCCAGTAACAGTTCAAGTGGTGTAGACAGTCAGCGTCACCTTCCCCGGCTCCTCATCAGCAACTTTGCTAAGGCCAAGCGTCGCTCCTCCGAGGATGCCGCCTTAACGAGCGTGGACCCTCGTTTCAAACGTGACCACGCCAGATTGGCGCCAGAGATTGTCTCAGCAGCCCAGTATCGAAAATTTGATGAGTTCCAGACAGGCATCTTGATCTATGAGCTCCTCCACCAAGCCAACCCATTTGAGGTGAGTCCAGCTCTAAAGGAACAAGACTACCGCTGTGAGGAGTTGCCTCCAATCCCCTCAGTCTCCCTTTACTCTGCCGGCCTCCAGAGGCTGGCCCAGCTCTTGCTCCAACCTGACCCCATCAAACGCATCCATATCCAGGAGGCCAAGCGCATACTGCAGAGCCTTCTCTGGGGCCCCAGGAAGGACCTGATGGAGCAGCAGCGGGAGAGACAAGGACAGGGAGTCGGCTTTGTTGACGGATCCCGACACGAGGGCCTCCTGAACTGGCTGGATGTGAAACGGGCCCTGCTGATGATGAAATTCGCAGAGCGTTCACTGGAGCCCGAGAGGAACGCGGAGCTGGAGGACTGGTTGTGCTGTCAGTACTTTTCCTCGGCTCACCCTCTGTCTCTTTGCCATACTGCTGAACTGCTCTACTCGCTAAAGTGA